The DNA window AGGCGGTGATCGCGAAGAGCTTTGAACGTATCCATCGCTCCAATCTTGTAGGCATGGGTGTTTTGCCGCTGCAGTTCAAAGGCAATGACACGGTCCAGACCCTCAATATCCGGGGCGACGAAGAGTTCGATATCCTTGTTCCCGAAGACCTGAGGCCACAGCAGGATATTCCCCTCGTGATCAGACGCAGGGACGGCGCGAGGGAGGAAGTGGGACTCCTTTCGCGGATCGATACCGCCATCGAGTTCGATTATTACCGGCATGGAGGGATCCTTCCTTACGTTCTTCGTGAGCTGATCGCAGAGGCCTGACCTTTCTCGGGGACCGGCCATCCATGAAGACAAAAAGGGACCACGGACGGTTCTCCATAACCATGGTACCCCTCTCTGACAACGTGTTCAGCAATCTTCCGGGTCCGAAGGTCCTAAATCTTTTCGAACATATCCTTTGACGCGCCACAGACGGGACAGGTCCAGTCATCGGGAAGATTTTCAAAGGATGTACCGGGAGCCACGCCTCCGTCGGGATCGCCGGCTTCAGGATCGTAGATATAACCGCAGACAACGCATTTCCATTTTTGCATTTTATGAGACCTCCGTTAGTCGAGTATTATGATGGCATCATTGTACCCTATTGCCTGAGACTTCCGCCAGAAAAAATGGCTCCTTTTTGCCGGCACAACAATATCTGATATAATGCATACATGCAAAAGGCTTGGAGAAAGAGGAAGAGGTTATCTCTTTCCGGCAGGTTCACCATGGTGGCCCCGAAGCCACTCACGATCACCGATTTCTTTGTCGGATCTGACAATGGTCATCCTCGTCACGAACGATGACGGAGTGCATTCGCCCGGCTTGATCGCGCTTTTTAAGGCGATGAAGGAACTCGGAGATGCCTATGTTGTTGCGCCTGACAGGGAAAGAAGCGCTGTCGGCCATGCCCTGACCCTTCACAGGCCCCTCAGGGTGGATGAGTTGAGGGAGCATGTCTACGCGATAAACGGCACTCCCACCGATGCTGTCGTGATCGGCGCAAGCAAGGTCCTTCCCCGGAAGCCCGATCTCGTCGTCTCCGGCATCAACAGGGGCGGAAACCTCGGAGACGATATTACCTATTCCGGAACGGTCTCTGCTGCAATAGAAGGGACGATCATGAGTATTCCGTCCTTTGCCGTTTCTCTGCACGGAGACAGGAACTTTCACTTTGACACGGCTGCAACGTACGCACTCAAGGTTGCGAGGTATATCATGGAGAGACACCTCCCTTACGACACGTTCCTCAATGTGAATGTGCCGAATCTCCA is part of the Thermodesulfovibrionales bacterium genome and encodes:
- a CDS encoding rubredoxin — its product is MQKWKCVVCGYIYDPEAGDPDGGVAPGTSFENLPDDWTCPVCGASKDMFEKI
- the surE gene encoding 5'/3'-nucleotidase SurE → MVILVTNDDGVHSPGLIALFKAMKELGDAYVVAPDRERSAVGHALTLHRPLRVDELREHVYAINGTPTDAVVIGASKVLPRKPDLVVSGINRGGNLGDDITYSGTVSAAIEGTIMSIPSFAVSLHGDRNFHFDTAATYALKVARYIMERHLPYDTFLNVNVPNLQRGLVKGIKLTRQGKRIYDNSIQDVISPRGEQHFWIGGGVLYWEHGEDTDINAVEEGYVSVTPVHLDFTNYTALNLMKEQAEFHEDGP